A part of Procambarus clarkii isolate CNS0578487 chromosome 21, FALCON_Pclarkii_2.0, whole genome shotgun sequence genomic DNA contains:
- the LOC138367324 gene encoding homeobox-like protein HDP1 — MFSVHTVNNVNNIQSVHSVHNVHSVHNVQSVHNVLNVNNVHSVHNVHSVHTVNNVHNVNSVHNVHSVHNVLNDNNVHSVHNVHSVHTVNNVHNVHSVLNVHSVLNVQCSHVHSVHSVHNVHSVHNVYSVHNVNSVHTVNNVHNVHSVHNVNNVIHVNNVHSVHSVHNVHSVHNVHNVNNVLNVNNVHSVHNVHSVHNVHSVHNVHNVNNVLNVNNVHSVHNVHNVHNVHSVHNIHNVQCSQC, encoded by the exons atgttcagtgtTCACACTGTTAATAATGTTAACAATATTCAGAGTGTTCAtagtgttcacaatgttcacagtGTTCACAATGTTCAAAGTGTTCACAATGTTCTCAATGTTAACAATGTTCAcagtgttcacaatgttcacagtGTTCACACTGTTAATAATGTTCACAATGTTAAcagtgttcacaatgttcacagtGTTCACAATGTTCTCAATGATAACAATGTTCAcagtgttcacaatgttcacagtGTTCACACTGTTAataatgttcacaatgttcacagtGTTCTCAATGTTCACAGTGTTCTCAATGTtcagtgttcaca tgttcacagtgttcatagtgttcacaatgttcacagtGTTCACAATGTTTACAGTGTTCACAATGTTAACAGTGTTCACACGGTTAataatgttcacaatgttcacagtGTTCACAATGTTAACAATGTTATCCATGTTAACAATGTTCacagtgttcacagtgttcacaatgttcacagtgttcacaatgttcacaatGTTAACAATGTTCTCAATGTTAACAATGTTCAcagtgttcacaatgttcacagtgttcacaatgttcacagtgttcacaatgttcacaatGTTAACAATGTTCTCAATGTAAACAATGTTCAcagtgttcacaatgttcacaatgttcacaatgttcacagtgttcacaatattcacaatgttcagtgttcacagtgttga